From a single Brassica oleracea var. oleracea cultivar TO1000 chromosome C5, BOL, whole genome shotgun sequence genomic region:
- the LOC106294462 gene encoding glycerol-3-phosphate acyltransferase, chloroplastic — MSELVQDKESVVAATTSSFSNTTPTELNHSRTFLDARTEEDLISGLRKEIEAGRLPLSVASGMEELYWNYKNAVLSSGASRAAHAVISNMSVAFDRMLLGVEHPFTFNPYHKAIREPFDYYQFVHTYIRPLIDFKNSYVGNVSLFSELEDKIRQGHNIVLISNHQSEADPAVISLLLEAQCPYIGENIKCVAGDRVITDPLCKPFSMGRNLICVYSKKHMNDDPELVDMKRKANTRSLKEMATLLRSGSQLIWIAPSGGRDRPDPSTGEWFPAPFDSSSVDNMRRLVEHSGAPGHIYPMSLLCYDIMPPPPKVEKEIGEKRIVGFHGTGLSIAPEISFSDVTADCNNPNEAKEAYSQAMYNSVNEQYKTLNSAINHGRGIEASTSTVSLSQPWN; from the exons ATGTCAGAGCTTGTTCAGGATAAGGAATCTGTCGTCGCGGCTACCACTTCTTCTTTCAGTAATACGACGCCGACGGAGCTCAACCATTCCCGTACCTTCTTGGATGCACGAACTGAAGAAG ATCTTATCTCTGGTTTAAGGAAGGAAATAGAAGCTGGAAGATTGCCTCTCAGTGTTGCTTCAGGGATGGAAGAGTTATACTGGAACTACAAAAATGCT GTGTTAAGTAGTGGAGCTTCCAGGGCAGCTCACGCTGTTATATCCAACATGTCTGTTGCTTTTGATCGCATGCTTCTTGGTGTCGAG CATCCTTTTACTTTCAATCCTTATCATAAAGCTATCAGAGAACCATTTGACTACTACCAGTTTGTTCATACATACATCCGTCCCCTCATTGATTTCAA AAATTCTTACGTTGGAAATGTTTCTCTTTTCTCTGAGCTTGAAGACAAGATTCGGCAG GGACACAATATTGTGCTAATATCAAATCATCAAAGTGAAGCTGATCCAGCTGTCATTTCACTCTTACTTGAAGCACAATGTCCATACATAGGAGAGAACATC AAATGTGTGGCTGGTGATAGAGTCATCACTGATCCTCTATGTAAGCCGTTCAGTATGGGAAG GAATCTCATATGTGTTTACTCGAAAAAGCACATGAACGATGATCCTGAGCTTGTTGATATGAAAAGAAAAGCAAACACCCGAAGCTTAAAGGAGATGGCTACACTGCTAAG GTCTGGCTCTCAACTTATATGGATTGCACCAAGCGGTGGAAGGGACCGCCCGGATCCTTCTACAGGAGAATGGTTTCCT GCACCCTTTGATTCTTCTTCGGTGGATAACATGAGAAGACTGGTTGAACATTCTGGTGCTCCTGGACACATCTATCCAATGTCTTTGCTTTGCTATGACATCATGCCTCCTCCACCCAAA GTTGAGAAAGAAATTGGAGAGAAAAGAATAGTAGGGTTTCACGGTACCGGACTATCAATAGCTCCTGAGATCAGTTTCTCAGATGTCACGGCAGATTGCAACAACCCTAACGAG GCGAAAGAGGCATACAGCCAAGCTATGTACAATTCGGTCAATGAACAATACAAGACTCTAAACTCTGCAATCAATCACGGAAGAGGAATAGAAGCATCGACTTCCACGGTGTCCTTGTCACAACCCTGGAATTAG